A portion of the Colius striatus isolate bColStr4 chromosome 1, bColStr4.1.hap1, whole genome shotgun sequence genome contains these proteins:
- the DLEU7 gene encoding leukemia-associated protein 7, with translation MEISEHGEARPERLAWPRLTRRETLREMALHSKMSRLVEATSQLVQVEQTLLLPLLEQNPLPLHPKDSIEFRNICTHMALQRDSQQFESDLHEAHQCLKTIIGKLICSLEAFPLESYIPVRSALRQILRNLLAM, from the exons ATGGAGATATCCGAGCATG GTGAGGCCAGGCCAGAGAGGTTGGCATGGCCAAGGCTGACAAGGCGTGAGACACTCCGAGAGATGGCTCTGCACAGCAAGATGTCCCGACTAGTAGAAGCAACTTCCCAGCTCGTACAAGTAGAACAGActctcctgctccctctccTAGAGCAGAATCCTCTTCCTCTCCACCCAAAA GATAGCATTGAGTTTAGAAATATCTGTACTCATATGGCTTTACAAAGAGACAGTCAACAATTTGAGAGTGACTTACATGAAGCCCACCAGTGTTTGAAGACCATCATTGGGAAACTCATTTGTTCATTGGAAGCTTTCCCCCTAGAATCTTACATCCCCGTCCGATCTGCTCTGAGACAAATTCTGCGAAACCTCCTGGCAATGTAA